A DNA window from Mycolicibacter hiberniae contains the following coding sequences:
- the folP gene encoding dihydropteroate synthase, translated as MAIINRTPDSFYDAGATFTDEAAKDAVHRAVAEGADVIDVGGVKAGPGQPVDADAETARVVPFIEWLRGAYPDQLISVDTWRAEVAKRACAAGADLINDTWGGIDPGLPAVAAEFGAGLVCSHTGGAQPRTRPFRVSYGTQVDGVVTAVIDEVTAAAEAAVAAGVARERIVIDPTHDFGKNTFHGLALLRHTEDLVGTGWPVLMALSNKDFIGETLGVGLTERLDGTLAATAWAAAAGARMFRVHEVGPTRRVLEMVASIQGLRAPTRTVRGLA; from the coding sequence ATGGCGATCATCAACCGCACCCCGGACTCCTTCTACGACGCGGGCGCCACGTTCACCGACGAGGCGGCCAAAGACGCGGTGCACCGCGCCGTCGCCGAGGGCGCCGATGTCATCGATGTCGGCGGAGTCAAAGCCGGACCGGGCCAGCCCGTGGACGCCGACGCCGAGACCGCCCGGGTGGTCCCGTTCATCGAGTGGCTGCGCGGCGCCTACCCCGACCAACTGATCAGCGTGGACACCTGGCGGGCGGAGGTGGCCAAACGCGCCTGTGCGGCCGGTGCCGACCTGATCAACGACACCTGGGGCGGGATCGACCCCGGCCTGCCTGCGGTGGCCGCCGAATTCGGGGCGGGGCTGGTCTGCTCCCACACCGGCGGGGCCCAACCGCGTACCCGCCCCTTCCGGGTCAGCTACGGCACGCAGGTCGACGGGGTGGTGACAGCGGTGATCGACGAGGTCACCGCGGCCGCCGAGGCAGCGGTGGCGGCCGGGGTGGCCCGCGAGCGGATTGTGATCGATCCCACCCACGATTTCGGCAAGAACACCTTTCACGGGCTAGCGTTGCTGCGACACACGGAGGACTTGGTCGGCACCGGGTGGCCGGTGCTGATGGCGCTCTCCAACAAAGATTTCATCGGGGAGACTCTTGGTGTGGGTCTCACCGAGCGTCTCGACGGAACATTGGCGGCCACCGCATGGGCGGCGGCCGCCGGAGCCCGGATGTTTCGGGTTCACGAGGTCGGGCCTACCCGGCGCGTCCTGGAGATGGTGGCATCGATCCAGGGTCTCCGGGCACCGACCCGCACAGTAAGGGGATTGGCATGA
- a CDS encoding glucosyl-3-phosphoglycerate synthase produces the protein MTELVSAPGDTRMSGRTWTRPQWTVAELLAAKAETGRSISVVLPALNEQATIESVIDSITPLVDNLVDELIVLDSGSTDDTEIRSIAAGARVVSREQAVPEVPPQPGKGEALWRSLAATSGDIVVFVDSDLIDPDPMFVPHLVGPLLTADGVHLVKGFYRRPLKVNGTEDATGGGRVTELVARPLLTALRPDLGAVLQPLGGEYAGTRELLASVPFAPGYGVEIGLLIDTYDRLGLEAIAQVNLGVRAHRNRPLAELAVMSRQVVATLLSRCGVPDSGVGLTQFFADGPDGMDYLPQTTPLSLVDRPPMNTLRQR, from the coding sequence ATGACCGAGCTGGTCTCAGCGCCGGGCGACACCCGGATGTCCGGGCGTACCTGGACGCGGCCGCAGTGGACGGTGGCTGAGCTGCTGGCGGCCAAGGCCGAGACGGGTCGCAGCATCTCGGTGGTGCTGCCGGCCCTGAACGAGCAGGCGACCATCGAGTCGGTCATCGACAGCATCACGCCTCTGGTCGACAACCTGGTCGACGAACTGATCGTGCTGGACTCCGGTTCCACCGACGACACCGAGATCCGGTCCATCGCCGCCGGCGCTCGCGTCGTCAGCCGCGAACAGGCCGTTCCCGAAGTGCCCCCGCAGCCCGGCAAGGGGGAGGCCCTCTGGCGGTCGCTGGCCGCCACCAGCGGCGACATCGTGGTGTTCGTGGACTCCGACCTGATCGATCCCGACCCGATGTTCGTGCCGCACCTGGTCGGGCCGCTGCTCACCGCTGACGGGGTCCACCTGGTCAAGGGCTTCTACCGGCGGCCGCTGAAGGTCAACGGCACCGAGGACGCCACCGGCGGGGGCCGGGTCACCGAGCTGGTGGCCCGACCGCTGCTGACCGCGCTGCGGCCCGACCTGGGCGCGGTGCTGCAACCGTTGGGCGGGGAGTACGCGGGCACTCGCGAGCTGCTGGCATCGGTTCCGTTCGCCCCCGGCTACGGGGTGGAGATCGGCCTTTTGATCGACACCTACGATCGGCTGGGCTTGGAGGCGATCGCCCAGGTCAACCTGGGTGTGCGGGCCCATCGCAACCGCCCGTTGGCGGAATTGGCCGTGATGAGCCGCCAAGTCGTCGCCACCTTGCTGTCGCGCTGCGGCGTCCCGGACTCCGGGGTGGGACTGACCCAGTTCTTCGCCGACGGCCCGGACGGTATGGACTACCTGCCGCAGACCACGCCGCTGTCGCTGGTGGACCGGCCGCCGATGAACACCCTGCGTCAGCGTTGA
- a CDS encoding DivIVA domain-containing protein: MTLVLLYLVVLVLIALLLFGVASTLFGRGEPLPPLPRATTATMLPASGVTGADVEAVKFSQVLRGYNTAEVDWVLERLGAELDQLRGQLAAAQAAAADAPEPR; encoded by the coding sequence GTGACACTGGTGTTGCTCTACCTCGTTGTGCTCGTGCTGATCGCGCTGTTGCTGTTCGGCGTCGCCAGCACGCTGTTCGGCCGGGGTGAACCGCTGCCCCCGCTGCCGCGGGCGACGACGGCCACCATGCTGCCGGCATCGGGCGTCACCGGCGCCGATGTCGAGGCGGTGAAGTTCTCCCAGGTGCTGCGGGGTTACAACACTGCCGAAGTCGACTGGGTGCTGGAACGCCTCGGCGCCGAGCTCGACCAACTGCGCGGTCAGCTTGCCGCGGCCCAGGCGGCCGCTGCGGACGCGCCGGAGCCACGTTGA
- a CDS encoding DNA-3-methyladenine glycosylase I: MSPVPHDDRVRCGWVDIASQLYRDYHDQEWGRPVREPTALFERISLEAFQSGLSWLVILRKRENFRRAFADFDVETIARFTDADVARLMDDAGIVRNRAKIEATIANARATIALGSTDLVDLLWSFAPPARPRPADLSAIPAVTPESTAMARELKRRGFRFVGPTTAYALMQATGMVDDHVRACWVPPVSV, encoded by the coding sequence TTGAGCCCGGTGCCCCACGACGACCGGGTCCGGTGCGGCTGGGTCGACATCGCGTCGCAGCTCTACCGCGACTACCACGATCAGGAGTGGGGCCGCCCGGTGCGCGAGCCGACGGCGCTGTTCGAGCGGATCAGCCTGGAAGCCTTCCAGAGCGGACTGTCGTGGCTGGTGATTCTGCGCAAGCGGGAGAACTTCCGGCGCGCGTTCGCCGATTTCGACGTGGAGACCATCGCGCGGTTCACCGACGCCGACGTGGCCCGGCTGATGGACGACGCCGGCATCGTGCGCAACCGGGCCAAGATCGAGGCGACGATCGCCAACGCGCGGGCGACCATTGCCCTGGGATCGACCGATCTGGTGGACCTGCTGTGGTCGTTCGCGCCGCCGGCACGGCCACGGCCGGCCGACTTGTCGGCAATTCCGGCGGTCACGCCGGAATCGACGGCGATGGCACGCGAATTGAAGCGGCGCGGCTTCCGATTCGTGGGACCCACTACCGCGTATGCGTTGATGCAGGCCACCGGCATGGTGGACGACCACGTCCGGGCATGTTGGGTGCCACCGGTAAGCGTTTAG
- a CDS encoding DUF3117 domain-containing protein: protein MAAMKPRTGDGPLEATKEGRGIVMRVPLEGGGRLVVELTPDEAAALGDELKAVTS from the coding sequence ATGGCGGCGATGAAGCCCCGGACCGGTGACGGTCCGTTGGAAGCGACCAAAGAGGGGCGCGGCATCGTGATGCGAGTACCGCTTGAGGGCGGTGGACGACTGGTCGTCGAGTTGACTCCCGATGAGGCCGCCGCGCTCGGCGACGAGCTCAAAGCGGTCACCAGCTAA
- the glgA gene encoding glycogen synthase, producing the protein MRVAMLTREYPPEIYGGAGVHVTNLVEALRRLCHVDVHCIGAPRPGAHAHQPDPALRDANPALGTLSADLTMVDAVSTADVAHSHTWYTALAGRLATLLHDIPHVLTAHSLEPLRPWKAEQLGGGYRVSTWVEKEATTAADAVIAVSSAMREDLLRVYPTLRPDRVHVIYSGIDTDVWRPQPVGPDSLPAELGVDPDRPMVAFVGRITRQKGVAHLVAAAHRFDPEAQLVLCAGAPDTPEIAAEVSAAVAELAATRSGVFWVQETLPARKIRELLCAATVFVCPSVYEPLGIVNLEAMACGTAVVASDVGGIPEVVSDGVTGTLVHYDGADPDSYHADLAAAVNALVTDPERAQRYGDAGRRRCEEVFSWARVAEQTLAVYRAADC; encoded by the coding sequence ATGCGGGTGGCGATGCTGACGCGGGAATACCCGCCAGAGATCTACGGCGGTGCGGGCGTCCACGTCACCAACCTGGTCGAAGCGCTGCGGCGGCTGTGCCATGTCGACGTGCACTGCATCGGGGCGCCGCGGCCCGGTGCGCACGCCCATCAGCCCGATCCCGCACTGCGCGATGCCAATCCGGCGCTGGGCACGCTGTCGGCCGACCTGACGATGGTCGACGCCGTCAGCACCGCCGATGTCGCGCACTCCCATACCTGGTACACCGCCCTGGCGGGCCGGCTGGCCACGCTGCTGCACGACATCCCGCATGTGCTCACCGCGCATTCCCTGGAACCGCTGCGCCCGTGGAAGGCCGAGCAGCTGGGCGGCGGCTACCGGGTGTCGACCTGGGTGGAGAAGGAGGCGACGACGGCCGCGGACGCGGTCATCGCGGTCAGCTCGGCCATGCGTGAGGATCTGCTGCGGGTCTACCCGACGCTGCGGCCGGACCGCGTGCACGTGATCTACAGCGGCATCGACACCGACGTGTGGCGCCCGCAGCCGGTCGGGCCCGATTCGCTGCCGGCCGAACTCGGTGTGGACCCGGACCGGCCGATGGTGGCTTTCGTCGGGCGGATCACCCGGCAGAAGGGCGTGGCCCACCTCGTGGCCGCCGCCCACCGGTTCGACCCGGAGGCGCAGCTGGTGCTGTGTGCGGGCGCCCCTGACACGCCCGAGATCGCCGCGGAGGTCAGCGCCGCCGTGGCCGAGCTGGCCGCCACCCGCAGCGGGGTGTTCTGGGTGCAGGAAACGCTGCCTGCCCGAAAGATTCGCGAACTGCTCTGCGCGGCAACCGTTTTTGTGTGCCCGTCTGTCTACGAACCGTTGGGCATCGTCAATCTGGAGGCGATGGCCTGCGGCACAGCGGTGGTCGCCTCGGATGTGGGGGGTATCCCGGAGGTGGTCTCCGACGGCGTGACCGGCACCCTGGTGCACTACGACGGCGCCGACCCCGACAGCTATCACGCCGACCTGGCCGCCGCCGTCAACGCGCTGGTGACCGACCCCGAACGCGCCCAGCGTTACGGCGACGCCGGCCGGCGCCGCTGCGAGGAGGTCTTCTCCTGGGCGCGCGTAGCCGAGCAGACACTGGCCGTCTACCGAGCGGCGGACTGCTAG
- the glgC gene encoding glucose-1-phosphate adenylyltransferase, with product MREVPHVLGIVLAGGEGKRLHPLTADRAKPAVPFGGAYRLIDFVLSNLVNARYLRICVLTQYKSHSLDRHISQNWRLSGLAGEYITPVPAQQRLGPRWYTGSADAIYQSLNLIFDEDPDYIVVLGADHVYRMDPEQMVRFHIDSGAGATVAGVRVPRAEATSFGCIDADESGRVRGFLEKPANPPGTPGDPDSTFVSMGNYVFTTKVLIDAIRADADDDHSDHDMGGDIMPRLVADGMAAVYDFSDNEVPGATERDRGYWRDVGTLDAFYDAHMDLVSAHPVFNLYNTRWPIHGATENLAPAKFVNGGSAQESVVGAGSVISAGSVRNSVVSSNVLIDDGAIVEDSVLMPGVRVGRGAVVRHAILDKNVVVGPGEMIGVDLQKDRERFSISAGGVVAVGKGIWI from the coding sequence ATGAGGGAAGTGCCGCACGTCCTGGGCATCGTCCTGGCCGGTGGTGAGGGTAAGCGGCTGCACCCCTTGACCGCGGACCGGGCGAAGCCGGCGGTCCCTTTCGGGGGCGCCTATCGGTTGATCGACTTTGTGCTGTCCAATCTGGTCAATGCGCGCTACTTGCGGATCTGTGTTCTGACGCAGTACAAGTCGCATTCACTGGACCGTCACATCTCGCAGAATTGGCGATTGAGCGGCCTGGCGGGGGAGTACATCACCCCGGTGCCGGCCCAGCAGCGGCTGGGGCCGCGCTGGTACACCGGGTCTGCCGACGCCATCTACCAGTCGCTCAATCTGATCTTCGACGAGGATCCGGACTACATCGTGGTTCTCGGAGCCGACCACGTCTACCGGATGGACCCCGAGCAGATGGTGCGCTTCCACATCGACAGTGGGGCCGGGGCGACCGTCGCAGGAGTACGGGTTCCGCGCGCCGAGGCGACGTCGTTCGGCTGCATCGACGCCGACGAATCCGGCCGGGTCCGCGGTTTCCTGGAGAAGCCCGCGAACCCGCCCGGCACACCCGGGGACCCCGACAGCACGTTTGTCTCGATGGGTAACTACGTCTTCACCACCAAGGTGCTCATCGATGCGATCCGCGCCGACGCCGACGACGACCACTCAGACCACGACATGGGTGGCGACATCATGCCGCGCCTGGTGGCCGACGGGATGGCCGCGGTCTACGACTTCTCCGACAACGAGGTGCCCGGCGCCACCGAGCGCGACCGGGGCTACTGGCGTGATGTGGGAACCCTGGACGCGTTCTACGACGCACACATGGACCTGGTCTCGGCGCATCCGGTCTTCAACCTGTACAACACCCGCTGGCCGATTCACGGCGCCACCGAGAACCTGGCGCCGGCGAAGTTCGTCAACGGCGGCTCCGCTCAGGAGTCGGTGGTGGGTGCGGGCAGCGTCATCTCCGCGGGATCGGTGCGCAATTCGGTGGTGTCGTCGAACGTGCTGATCGACGACGGAGCGATCGTCGAGGACAGCGTGCTGATGCCCGGCGTGCGGGTGGGCCGCGGCGCGGTGGTGCGCCACGCCATCCTCGACAAGAACGTCGTGGTGGGGCCCGGCGAGATGATCGGTGTCGACCTGCAGAAGGACCGGGAACGCTTCTCCATCAGCGCCGGCGGCGTGGTGGCCGTCGGTAAGGGCATCTGGATCTAG
- a CDS encoding DUF2599 domain-containing protein, whose translation MRVLRRGTGSGAAGRTLIPARMAAAAAGAVVVGLNPLLTAAPAQADWDWLFDVAEPAAVAGSAADGFDLGSLMALVQSFTEQLDPATNQLFSDVIDAVLAVPGANQFDTAEWLNQFIYAPLHEGLQQWLASPFGELSLGLINAPFVALFGRDLIGDGIDGFDGVNTSLLGQWGWFGDAGDGGFLFGDGGAGIAGIDGVGGAGGDAGFFGNGGAGGTGGEGAAGGDGGAGGWFMGVGGTGGTGGAGETGGTGGVGIGILLGTGGTGGTGGDGGDGDIGGDGGVGGAGAWWLGRGGDGGLGGQGGGEAESGGDGGAGGAGGVLFGRGGDGGLGGQGGAGGLGGAGGFLGAAGISAAPYVQHTQWVTYDGGNSLRVYPTGTGRTEAGELGTLRQGEQAWSEVVKRNPEANTAGMRAQFLCHWQFVEFIQPGKTSWNLEPWRPDVSTLDLLANGCNPGGAEEPF comes from the coding sequence ATGCGCGTACTCAGGCGGGGCACCGGCAGCGGCGCTGCGGGCCGCACCCTCATCCCGGCCCGGATGGCCGCCGCCGCGGCGGGCGCCGTAGTGGTGGGCCTCAACCCGCTGCTGACCGCCGCTCCCGCCCAGGCGGACTGGGATTGGCTGTTCGACGTCGCCGAACCGGCCGCGGTGGCCGGAAGTGCGGCCGACGGGTTCGATCTGGGCAGCCTGATGGCGCTGGTGCAGTCCTTCACCGAGCAGCTCGATCCGGCCACCAACCAGTTGTTCTCCGACGTCATCGACGCGGTGCTGGCCGTGCCCGGCGCCAACCAGTTCGACACCGCCGAGTGGCTGAACCAGTTCATCTACGCCCCGTTGCACGAAGGCCTGCAGCAGTGGCTTGCCAGCCCGTTCGGCGAGCTCAGCCTGGGCCTGATCAACGCCCCGTTCGTCGCGCTGTTCGGTCGCGATCTGATCGGCGACGGCATCGACGGGTTCGACGGCGTCAACACCAGCCTGCTGGGCCAGTGGGGCTGGTTCGGCGACGCCGGCGACGGCGGATTCCTCTTCGGCGACGGCGGCGCCGGGATCGCGGGTATCGACGGCGTCGGCGGGGCCGGCGGCGATGCGGGCTTCTTCGGCAACGGTGGAGCCGGCGGAACGGGCGGCGAAGGGGCGGCCGGCGGCGACGGCGGGGCCGGTGGCTGGTTCATGGGGGTGGGCGGCACCGGCGGCACCGGTGGCGCGGGCGAGACCGGCGGCACCGGCGGCGTGGGCATCGGCATCCTGCTCGGCACCGGCGGCACCGGCGGCACCGGCGGCGACGGCGGCGACGGCGACATCGGCGGCGACGGCGGCGTGGGCGGCGCCGGGGCCTGGTGGCTGGGCCGCGGCGGCGACGGCGGCCTCGGCGGGCAGGGCGGCGGCGAAGCGGAGAGCGGCGGCGACGGCGGCGCAGGCGGCGCGGGCGGCGTGTTGTTCGGCCGCGGCGGCGACGGCGGCCTCGGCGGGCAGGGCGGCGCCGGCGGCCTGGGCGGTGCGGGTGGCTTCCTGGGGGCTGCGGGTATCAGCGCGGCCCCGTACGTCCAGCACACCCAGTGGGTGACCTACGACGGCGGCAACAGCCTGCGGGTCTATCCCACCGGCACCGGCCGCACCGAGGCCGGCGAGCTCGGCACCCTGCGCCAGGGCGAGCAGGCCTGGTCGGAGGTGGTCAAACGCAACCCGGAGGCCAACACCGCCGGGATGCGCGCCCAGTTCCTGTGCCACTGGCAGTTCGTGGAGTTCATCCAGCCCGGCAAGACCAGCTGGAATCTGGAGCCGTGGCGCCCGGACGTGAGCACGCTGGACCTGCTCGCCAACGGCTGCAACCCCGGCGGCGCTGAGGAGCCGTTCTAG
- a CDS encoding methyltransferase family protein, with translation MNAVGKGLLSASLGMLAFGLLLFVPAGTLHYWQAWVFLAVFVAATWIPSLYLLRTNPAALDRRMRFGPRAEPRPRQRLVITAIFICFPALFFVSALDHRLGWSTVPTAVCLLGDALVAAGLGLAMVVIVQNGYAAANVAVEAGQPLVSTGLYAVVRHPMYVGNVLLMAGTPLALGSYWGLAFLLPGVALLAVRLLDEERMLTEELPGYREYTDRVRYRLVPHLW, from the coding sequence ATGAACGCCGTCGGCAAGGGCCTGCTTTCGGCGTCGCTGGGCATGTTGGCCTTCGGGTTGCTGCTGTTCGTACCGGCCGGGACACTGCACTACTGGCAGGCCTGGGTGTTTCTGGCCGTGTTCGTGGCCGCTACCTGGATTCCCAGCCTGTACCTGCTGCGCACCAATCCGGCGGCCCTGGATCGGCGGATGCGGTTCGGCCCGCGGGCCGAGCCCCGGCCGCGGCAACGGCTCGTCATCACCGCGATCTTCATCTGCTTTCCGGCCCTGTTCTTCGTGAGCGCACTGGATCACCGCCTCGGGTGGTCGACGGTCCCGACGGCGGTCTGTCTGCTCGGCGACGCCCTGGTGGCGGCCGGGCTGGGGCTGGCCATGGTGGTGATCGTCCAGAACGGCTACGCGGCGGCCAACGTCGCCGTCGAGGCGGGGCAACCGCTGGTCTCCACGGGCCTGTACGCGGTGGTGCGCCACCCGATGTATGTGGGCAACGTGCTGCTGATGGCCGGAACACCGCTGGCCCTGGGCTCCTACTGGGGGCTGGCCTTTCTCCTGCCGGGCGTTGCCCTGTTGGCCGTGCGCCTCCTCGACGAGGAGCGCATGCTGACCGAGGAACTCCCCGGCTACCGCGAGTACACCGACCGGGTGCGGTACCGCCTGGTGCCGCACCTCTGGTGA
- a CDS encoding ABC transporter permease, translated as MTALAVPPAIPAPRRDRLALAGTLGSLRLSLRRDRIVLPLWVLLLSLPLAGVYIASVQAIYPTAAERAGLAATIMASPAQRAMYGQVYNDSLGAVGVWKAGIFHLLIGIAVILTVIRHTRADEEAGRTELIDSTAVGRHAGLTSALLLAAGASLTTGAIGAAGLLTTDVPAAGSWAFGAALACSGLVFTAVAAVAAQLSPSARFARGAAFGVLAGAFTLRALGDAGSGALSWLSPLGWSLQVRPYAGDRWWVLVLPLATAAALTALAYRLAARRDVGAGLLAERPGPRTAAPALRGAFGLAWRLNRGALLLWTTGLALYGLLVGSVVHGIGDEVGNDRARDIVVRLGGTAVLEHAFVAVAFTMLGMVAAAFAVSLALRPRQEETTGRAETLLAGSLSRGRWLASHLVVALAGSGIALLAAGLVAGIVYATAAGDSGGQLPLAVGSAAVQLPAVWLPAAVAVAAYGIAPRLAPAAWAVLIGFIALYLLGTISGLPQWVLDLEPFAHIPLVGARTEGTFSAVPLVVLLALDIGLIAVGLWGLRRRDLTP; from the coding sequence ATGACTGCCCTGGCCGTGCCGCCGGCAATACCGGCGCCCCGCCGGGACCGTCTCGCGCTGGCCGGCACGCTCGGGTCGCTGCGCCTGTCCCTGCGCCGCGACCGCATCGTGTTGCCCTTGTGGGTGCTGCTGCTGTCGCTGCCGCTGGCGGGTGTCTACATCGCGAGCGTCCAGGCGATCTATCCCACCGCGGCCGAACGCGCCGGCCTGGCCGCGACCATCATGGCCAGCCCGGCCCAGCGTGCCATGTACGGGCAGGTCTACAACGACTCCCTGGGCGCGGTGGGCGTCTGGAAGGCCGGGATCTTCCATCTGCTCATCGGGATCGCGGTGATCCTCACCGTGATCCGGCACACCCGCGCCGACGAGGAGGCCGGCCGCACGGAGCTGATCGACTCCACCGCCGTGGGCCGTCATGCCGGCCTGACCAGCGCACTGCTGCTGGCGGCGGGCGCATCGCTGACCACCGGCGCCATCGGTGCCGCGGGCCTGCTGACCACCGACGTGCCCGCCGCGGGATCGTGGGCGTTCGGGGCGGCGCTGGCCTGCTCCGGGCTGGTGTTCACCGCGGTGGCCGCGGTCGCCGCCCAACTGTCGCCCAGCGCCCGGTTCGCCCGCGGCGCCGCGTTCGGCGTGCTCGCCGGGGCGTTCACGCTGCGGGCCCTGGGCGATGCCGGATCGGGTGCGCTGTCCTGGCTGTCGCCACTGGGTTGGTCGCTGCAGGTACGGCCCTACGCCGGTGACCGCTGGTGGGTGTTGGTGCTGCCCCTGGCGACGGCAGCCGCACTGACCGCGCTGGCCTACCGGCTGGCCGCCCGCCGTGATGTCGGCGCCGGTCTGCTGGCCGAACGCCCCGGTCCACGCACTGCAGCACCGGCCCTGCGTGGGGCGTTCGGGCTGGCGTGGCGGCTGAATCGCGGCGCGCTGCTGCTGTGGACCACCGGCCTGGCACTCTACGGGCTGCTCGTCGGCAGCGTGGTGCACGGGATCGGCGACGAGGTGGGCAACGACCGCGCCCGCGACATCGTGGTGCGCCTGGGCGGCACCGCGGTGCTCGAGCACGCGTTCGTGGCGGTGGCGTTCACCATGCTGGGCATGGTCGCCGCCGCTTTCGCGGTGTCGCTGGCGCTGCGGCCGCGCCAAGAGGAGACCACCGGCCGAGCCGAGACCCTGCTGGCCGGATCATTGTCGCGGGGACGGTGGCTGGCAAGCCATCTGGTGGTGGCCCTGGCGGGTTCGGGGATCGCACTGTTGGCCGCCGGACTGGTGGCCGGAATCGTCTACGCGACGGCGGCCGGTGACTCCGGCGGGCAGTTGCCCCTCGCGGTGGGCAGCGCCGCGGTTCAGCTGCCGGCGGTCTGGTTGCCCGCGGCGGTGGCGGTCGCGGCGTACGGGATCGCCCCGCGCCTGGCGCCCGCCGCATGGGCGGTTCTGATCGGCTTCATCGCGCTGTATCTGCTGGGCACCATCTCGGGGCTGCCGCAGTGGGTACTCGACCTCGAGCCGTTTGCCCACATTCCGCTGGTCGGCGCCCGCACCGAAGGCACCTTCAGCGCGGTGCCGCTGGTCGTTCTGCTGGCGCTCGACATCGGCCTGATCGCGGTGGGCCTGTGGGGATTGCGCCGCCGTGACCTGACCCCCTAG
- a CDS encoding ABC transporter ATP-binding protein produces the protein MRNENRWTAIEVRGLEKRFGRVTALDGLDLSVQAGEVHGFLGPNGSGKSTTIRILLGLARADGGTVRLLGGDPWSDAVELHRQIAYVPGDVTLWPGLTGGEIIDLLARMRGGIDERRRDELIERFDLDPSKKARTYSKGNRQKVSLISAFASHAQLLVLDEPSSGLDPLMENVFQQCVTEANRRGATVLLSSHILAETEALCHRVTIIRAGRAVESGSLDALRHLRRTSIAADLMRDPGDLTRIPGVADVHYTGTVLHAQVDSASLGELIAVLGTAGVRSLTSRPPTLEELFLRHYDTVRA, from the coding sequence ATGCGCAATGAGAACCGCTGGACGGCAATCGAAGTCCGGGGACTGGAGAAGAGATTCGGGCGGGTCACCGCGCTCGACGGACTGGATCTGAGCGTGCAGGCCGGGGAGGTGCACGGTTTCCTCGGCCCGAACGGCTCCGGCAAATCCACCACGATCCGCATCCTGCTGGGCCTGGCCAGGGCCGATGGCGGCACCGTGCGACTGCTCGGTGGCGACCCCTGGTCCGACGCGGTCGAGCTGCACCGCCAGATCGCCTACGTCCCAGGCGATGTCACCCTGTGGCCGGGGTTGACCGGCGGCGAGATCATCGATCTGCTGGCCCGGATGCGCGGCGGCATCGACGAACGCCGCCGCGACGAGCTGATCGAACGCTTCGACCTGGATCCGAGCAAGAAAGCCCGCACCTACTCCAAGGGCAACCGCCAGAAGGTCTCCCTGATCTCCGCGTTCGCCTCGCATGCCCAGCTGCTGGTGCTCGACGAACCCAGCAGCGGCCTGGACCCGTTGATGGAAAACGTGTTCCAGCAGTGCGTTACCGAGGCGAACCGCCGCGGCGCCACCGTGCTGCTGTCCAGCCACATCCTGGCCGAGACCGAGGCGCTGTGCCACCGGGTCACGATCATCCGGGCCGGACGCGCGGTCGAGAGCGGTTCACTGGATGCTCTGCGGCACTTGCGCCGCACCTCCATCGCGGCCGATCTGATGCGCGACCCCGGCGACCTGACGCGCATCCCGGGTGTAGCAGACGTGCACTACACCGGCACCGTGCTGCACGCCCAGGTCGACAGTGCCAGCCTCGGGGAACTGATCGCGGTGCTCGGCACCGCCGGAGTGCGCAGCCTCACCAGCCGGCCCCCCACCCTCGAGGAACTGTTCTTGCGCCACTACGACACGGTGCGAGCATGA